From Arcobacter sp. CECT 8986, a single genomic window includes:
- a CDS encoding ABC transporter ATP-binding protein, which translates to MIKITNLYKIYNENKQNEFTALNNINLEVQEAQTIIIRGKSGSGKSTLLSVIAGLCKPTSGDIIIENENIVKLPDINISNFRNEKIGFIFQSFNLISGLNTFENVMAPLVLKKIDKNQFEKQVTQALKIANIEHKKEQKVENLSGGEKQRCAIARALVMNPSIILADEPTANLDKSNSLIFIEMLKKFKELKKTVIVATHDNLFDNLEFVDRYIDIKNAKIE; encoded by the coding sequence ATGATAAAAATAACTAATTTATATAAAATATATAATGAAAATAAACAAAATGAATTTACTGCTTTAAATAATATAAATTTAGAAGTACAAGAGGCTCAAACTATAATTATAAGAGGGAAAAGTGGAAGTGGTAAAAGTACTTTATTATCAGTCATTGCAGGACTTTGTAAGCCAACAAGCGGTGATATTATAATTGAAAATGAAAATATTGTAAAGTTACCTGATATTAATATTTCTAATTTTAGAAATGAAAAAATAGGCTTTATTTTTCAATCATTTAATTTGATTTCTGGATTAAATACTTTTGAAAATGTTATGGCTCCTTTGGTATTAAAAAAAATAGATAAAAATCAATTTGAAAAGCAAGTTACACAAGCTTTAAAAATAGCAAACATAGAACATAAAAAAGAGCAAAAAGTAGAAAACTTAAGTGGAGGAGAGAAACAAAGATGTGCAATTGCAAGAGCACTTGTGATGAATCCCTCAATTATTTTAGCAGATGAACCAACTGCAAATTTAGATAAATCAAACTCATTGATTTTTATAGAAATGCTAAAGAAATTTAAAGAGCTTAAAAAAACTGTTATTGTTGCAACACATGATAATTTATTTGATAATCTTGAGTTTGTTGATAGATATATAGATATAAAAAATGCAAAGATAGAGTAA
- a CDS encoding KAP family P-loop NTPase fold protein produces the protein MEEKYNLRTNDNNYNKDDKLKRKELAEKYVKFITSLDSHHVIALDSPWGTGKSTFINYMCEKLKVNNSVFVSYNAWENDYTKEPLISLMNDIFHQFKDKKYIGIDKMKSSMNKISFIAKKGGSAILKGGSKLFLGEKGTNDIEDALKEAAKLFIKDVSDDIFKDVEESKKSRQQFKEELKKYTKKILEEKNKDKLIILIDELDRCKPSFAIELLENIKHLFDIENIIFFIAVDNKQLAESIKSIYGNGFDANTYLHRFFDIELHLPKNNMNKYFIIQLDKKVYQDTYNKIKDINEFTADTIKAFNLSIRDIDRICNEIFLLSKLFHMEEPNIYLFLLILKYKNNTFYKYIKSKNKLLGIQDIDKYFEDHKNERDFFYNYFFKYCFNKRQSTNNYTKINEITVEAFRRIEETL, from the coding sequence ATGGAAGAAAAATATAATTTAAGAACAAATGATAATAATTATAATAAAGATGATAAATTAAAAAGAAAAGAATTAGCAGAAAAATATGTAAAATTTATTACTAGTTTAGATAGTCATCATGTTATAGCACTTGATTCACCTTGGGGAACGGGTAAATCTACTTTTATTAATTATATGTGTGAAAAATTAAAAGTAAATAATAGTGTATTTGTATCATATAATGCATGGGAAAATGACTATACAAAAGAGCCTCTTATATCTTTAATGAATGATATTTTTCATCAATTCAAAGATAAAAAATATATTGGCATTGATAAAATGAAATCTTCAATGAATAAAATATCATTCATAGCTAAAAAAGGTGGCAGTGCAATTCTAAAAGGAGGATCAAAACTTTTTTTAGGAGAAAAAGGAACAAATGACATTGAAGATGCACTAAAAGAGGCAGCAAAACTTTTTATTAAAGATGTAAGTGATGATATTTTTAAAGATGTTGAAGAAAGCAAAAAATCAAGACAACAATTTAAAGAAGAACTAAAAAAATATACAAAAAAAATATTAGAAGAAAAAAATAAAGATAAATTAATTATATTAATTGATGAATTAGATAGGTGTAAACCTTCATTTGCAATTGAATTACTTGAAAATATCAAACACTTATTTGATATTGAAAATATTATATTTTTTATTGCAGTTGATAATAAGCAATTAGCAGAATCTATTAAATCTATTTATGGAAATGGTTTTGATGCAAATACATATCTTCACAGATTTTTTGATATAGAACTTCACTTACCAAAAAATAACATGAATAAATATTTTATAATACAACTTGATAAAAAAGTTTATCAAGATACTTATAATAAAATCAAAGATATAAATGAGTTTACAGCAGATACGATAAAAGCATTTAATCTTTCAATAAGAGACATTGATAGAATTTGCAATGAAATATTTTTATTATCAAAACTATTTCACATGGAAGAACCTAATATTTATTTGTTTCTATTAATTTTGAAATATAAGAATAATACCTTTTACAAGTATATTAAAAGTAAAAATAAACTACTTGGCATTCAAGATATTGATAAATATTTTGAAGATCATAAAAATGAAAGAGATTTTTTCTATAATTATTTCTTTAAATATTGTTTTAACAAAAGGCAAAGTACCAATAATTATACTAAAATAAATGAGATAACGGTAGAAGCCTTTAGAAGAATAGAAGAAACTTTATAA
- a CDS encoding nitrous oxide reductase accessory protein NosL yields MRRVLPYIFLIIISLFLYNYSKDTREDIKVEHNYMQDTPYRVVLETYKNRYICNDCDMMIKRYLNSAQVIYNHNVYFFDDVGCMIRWLDRQEFKNKAKMYVYSTDTGAYIDAKLAWYIRDANTPLGYGFGAYETSIGAITSAMTRSTIEEQIGNFKIKRETKQIYEFDEIKQFALRGETLLNPMIKRELLKKR; encoded by the coding sequence ATGAGAAGAGTTTTACCATATATTTTTTTAATTATTATCTCTTTATTTTTATATAATTACTCAAAAGATACAAGAGAAGATATAAAAGTAGAGCATAATTATATGCAAGATACACCATATAGAGTTGTATTAGAAACATACAAAAATAGATACATTTGTAATGATTGTGATATGATGATTAAAAGATATCTAAATTCTGCTCAAGTTATTTATAATCATAATGTATATTTTTTTGATGATGTTGGATGTATGATAAGATGGCTTGATAGACAAGAGTTTAAAAACAAAGCTAAAATGTATGTGTATTCAACAGATACAGGCGCTTATATTGATGCAAAGCTTGCTTGGTATATAAGAGATGCAAATACACCTTTAGGGTATGGATTTGGAGCTTATGAGACTTCGATTGGTGCAATAACAAGTGCGATGACAAGATCTACAATAGAAGAGCAAATAGGTAATTTTAAAATCAAAAGAGAAACAAAACAAATTTATGAGTTTGATGAAATTAAACAGTTTGCTTTAAGAGGTGAAACTTTACTAAATCCTATGATAAAAAGAGAGTTATTAAAAAAAAGATAA